The following are from one region of the Schistocerca cancellata isolate TAMUIC-IGC-003103 chromosome 11, iqSchCanc2.1, whole genome shotgun sequence genome:
- the LOC126108628 gene encoding tonsoku-like protein, translated as MSSRSTCWFACIFVTAVVATDYSDTDFVTVWDPEVKAIHSRTDMLESSRLVPDEEVEQTEAVDLSTLLDAGDGAVLTLVAGDTRLVAHRAVLAARSPVFATMFRHGTLKSRNTPVVVPDMEGPVLRQLLTYMYTLRAPQLPGMAVQLLIAADRYSVLSLKAACEQQLVAQLSVENVVATAMLAGKHSLTCLRQAAIAFIRAHIFEVLGTKGWTDTMHTQPEDLIEVIRLLSGPPAETSVPATQPHGDQSDRSGTPAAAEPPTAVRPTPPPGDTGASCMWTLSQEEKDRRLIEAAKQGAVEELQALLAAGANVTARSEYRQTTALHWAAERGDVEVVKMLLAAGAEVDARSTQNQDTPMIWAVWNGHADVVRLLVAAHADLSAANEGGLTPLHCAARRGYPEVAKVLLEAGADRWATSNDGHTPLDVARLHNFPELIQILSPSTSLAHLSAVKRLRL; from the exons ATGTCCTCCAGAAGTACGTGTTGGTTTGCCTGCATTTTTGTGACGGCAGTTGTAGCTACTGACTACAGCGACACAGACTTCGTTACAG TATGGGACCCTGAAGTCAAAGCCATTCATTCAAGAACTGACATGTTAG AATCGTCCAGACTGGTACCAGATGAGGAGGTTGAGCAGACTGAAGCTGTGGACCTGAGCACGTTGCTGGACGCTGGAGACGGCGCTGTGTTGACACTGGTGGCGGGCGACACACGTCTGGTGGCCCACAGGGCCGTCCTGGCAGCCAGGAGTCCTGTATTCGCCACCATGTTCCGCCATGGAAcactgaaatccagaaatactccAGTCGTTGTCCCAGACATGGAGGGCCCAGTGCTGCGCCAGCTCCTGACATACATGTACACCCTCCGCGCCCCCCAGCTACCTGGCATGGCTGTCCAATTGCTGATCGCCGCTGACAGATACAGTGTGCTGTCCCTGAAGGCAGCCTGTGAGCAGCAGCTGGTCGCGCAGCTGTCCGTGGAGAATGTGGTTGCCACAGCGATGCTCGCAGGCAAGCACTCCCTTACCTGCCTCAGGCAGGCTGCCATCGCCTTTATAAGGGCTCACATTTTCGAGGTGCTGGGCACGAAGGGCTGGACAGACACGATGCATACTCAGCCTGAAGATTTGATCGAAGTGATCAGGTTGCTGTCTGGTCCTCCAGCAGAAACCAG TGTACCAGCCACTCAGCCACACGGCGACCAGAGCGACCGCAGCGGGACTCCTGCCGCGGCTGAGCCGCCCACAGCTGTCCGCCCCACTCCCCCACCTGGTGACACCGGCGCCTCCTGCATGTG GACTCTTTCTCAAGAGGAGAAGGACAGGAGGCTGATCGAGGCTGCTAAGCAGGGGGCCGTGGAGGAGCTGCAGGCGTTGTTGGCGGCTGGAGCAAACGTGACGGCGAGGTCTGAGTACAGGCAGACCACTGCCCTCCACTGGGCAGCAGAGAGAGGAGACGTCGAGGTGGTCAAGATGCTGCTGGCCGCTGGGGCAGAGGTGGACGCCAGATCCACCCAGAATCAGGACACACCTATGATCTGGGCTGTGTGGAATGGCCACGCAGATGTGGTGCGGCTGCTGGTGGCGGCCCACGCCGACCTGAGCGCCGCAAATGAGGGCGGCCTGACTCCGCTGCACTGTGCGGCAAGGCGGGGATACCCAGAGGTGGCGAAGGTGCTACTTGAGGCTGGGGCTGACCGGTGGGCAACAAGTAATGACGGACATACACCATTGGACGTCGCCAGGCTACACAACTTCCCAGAGCTGATCCAAATACTAAGCCCATCTACTAGTTTAGCACACCTCTCTGCAGTAAAAAGACTGAGACTTTAG